From a region of the Gossypium raimondii isolate GPD5lz chromosome 10, ASM2569854v1, whole genome shotgun sequence genome:
- the LOC105777258 gene encoding uncharacterized protein LOC105777258: MAAVPKQTSMAIKSYKNQAQMLVKNYLLADPFAPYTSILGGILAFKVVYDLADLINNFYIKTYPSLTKIQRVDWNNRGISITHAISVSALSLYFIFWSDLFSDPHLMGLMVFRSSQLSTFGLGVFSAFGFVHKITTLEKTVGFQSGIYILNGDWCY, encoded by the exons ATGGCAGCAGTGCCTAAACAGACAAGTATGGCTATAAAGTCTTACAAAAATCAGGCTCAGATGTTGGTTAAGAATTACTTATTAGCTGATCCTTTCGCTCCTTATACTTCCATCCTCGGTGGCATTCTTGCTTTCAAAGTG GTCTATGATCTGGCTGACTTAATCAACAACTTTTACATCAAGACTTACCCTAgtcttactaaaattcaacGAGTAGATTGGAACAATCG TGGCATCTCTATAACTCATGCCATTTCTGTTTCTGCTTTGTCATTGTACTTCATTTTCTGGTCAGACCTCTTTTCTGACCCACATCTTATGGGTCTTATGGTCTTCCGAAGCTCACAACTCTCTACTTTTGGATTAGGG GTATTTTCAGCTTTTGGATTTGTGCATAAGATTACTACCTTGGAGAAGACAGTTGGATTTCAG TCAgggatatatatattgaatgggGACTGGTGCTATTGA